One Magnetococcales bacterium genomic window, AGATGTTAAGTAAAGATGAGTTTTTCTTATCTGATCGGAGGGGCTGCGCGGAGTGTGAGGAAGGGGAAAATGATTATCTCTGAGCTTATTAAGAAAGTTGAGTCCTTGCCAGAGGTGAAACAGGCGGAAGTATTTGATTTCGTGGAGTTTCTCCTGGAGCGCCTTGAGCCGGAGGAACGTCAGCTTTCCCCGGGGGAGGACTGGAACGATGTTGATTTTTCCGAGTTGTCCATGGTGCAGGCATTGCGTGGGATGGAAGATGACCCGGTTGTTTACACACTGGATGACCTTCGGGAGCGGTGGACGTGAAACTGCCGGGGCAGAT contains:
- a CDS encoding DUF2281 domain-containing protein, which translates into the protein MIISELIKKVESLPEVKQAEVFDFVEFLLERLEPEERQLSPGEDWNDVDFSELSMVQALRGMEDDPVVYTLDDLRERWT